A window of the Arachis duranensis cultivar V14167 chromosome 5, aradu.V14167.gnm2.J7QH, whole genome shotgun sequence genome harbors these coding sequences:
- the LOC107489438 gene encoding uncharacterized protein LOC107489438: MVFNVFKAMSYPRESLGECMRLDAVEALVQETLEEEELEEVSEEDPLSTSKTAAIQLTEVLIPSTLEEKKEEKEAPKLELKALPLTLKYTYLRSDKSHLVIINSALSKEQEKELIKVLQKHQNAIRWTLADLKGISPSMCMHKILLEDDVKPSIQPQRRLNPVMKEVVQKEVMKLWQAGVIYPILNSQWVSPAQVVPKKEGITVVPNERNELIPTRTVTGWKLCIDYRKLNEAMRKDRFPLPFMDQMLERLVGHAYYCFLDGYSSYNQIVVEPKD, translated from the coding sequence ATGGTATTCAATGTGTTCAAGGCCATGAGTTATCCACGAGAATCACTGGGAGAATGCATGAGGTTGGATGCAGTAGAAGCCTTGGTACAAGaaactcttgaagaagaagaacttgagGAAGTGTCAGAAGAAGACCCCTTATCAACCAGTAAAACTGCAGCAATTCAATTAACTGAGGTACTCATTCCAAGCACattagaggagaagaaggaagagaaggaAGCACCCAAACTTGAACTGAAGGCATTGCCTCTCACTCTGAAGTATACTTATTTGAGAAGTGATAAGAGCCACCTAGTGATCATCAACTCTGCTCTAAGTAAAGAGCAAGAGAAGGAGTTAATTAAAGTGCTACAAAAGCACCAAAATGCTATTAGATGGACCCTTGCTGACTTAAAAGGGATAAGCCCTTCCATGTGCATGCATAAGATCCTGCTGGAAGATGATGTCAAGCCCTCCATTCAGCCCCAAAGAAGGTTGAACCCAGTCATGAAAGAGGTAGTACAGAAGGAGGTAATGAAGCTGTGGCAGGCAGGGGTGATTTACCCAATTTTGAACAGCCAATGGGTGAGCCCTGCTCAAGTAGTTCCCAAGAAAGAAGGCATTACCGTGGTGCCTAATGAGAGGAATGAACTCATCCCTACAAGAACTGTCACTGGATGGAAATTGTGCATTGACTACAGAAAGCTCAATGAGGCAATGAGAAAGGATCGCTTTCCACTTCCCTTCATGGACCAAATGTTGGAGAGACTTGTAGGGCATGCATACTATTGTTTCCTGGATGGCTACTCAAGCTACAACCAGATTGTGGTTGAACCAAAGGACTAG